Genomic window (Streptomyces sp. NBC_01431):
TTCATCGCCAAGCGCAGCCGCACCCGCCTGTTCCCCGCCACCTGGTACGCCCAGGGCCAGGCCGCCGCCGTCGCCGGGGTCGTCGACGGCGCCGTGTCCGGGGTCCGGGTCGTCAAGGGCTTCGGCCAGGAGGACCAGGAGATCGGCAAGCTCCGCGAGGTCGGCCGCAGGCTCTTCGCCGGGCGCCTTCGCACCATCAAGCTGAACTCCCGCTACACCCCGGCCCTCCAGGCCGTCCCCGCCCTCGGCCAAGTGGCCATGCTGGCGCTCGGCGGCTGGCTCGCCACCCGCGGCGAGATCACCCTGGGCACCTTCGTCGCCTTCTCCACCTACCTCGCCCAGCTCGTCGGCCCGGTCCGGATGCTCGCCATGGTGCTCACCGTCGGCCAGCAGGCCCGCGCCGGCGTCGAGCGCGTCCTGGAACTCATCGACACCGAGCCCTCCATCGAGGACGGCACCAAGGAGCTGCCGGCCGACGCCCCGGCGACGGTCGAGTTCGACGGCGTGAGCTTCGGGTACGACGCGGAGCGGCCCGTCCTGGACGGGTTCTCGCTCGACATCCGGCCCGGCGAGACGGTCGCCGTGGTCGGCTCGTCCGGCTCCGGGAAATCCACCGTCTCGCTGCTCCTGCCGCGCTTCTACGACGTCTCGCGCGGCGCCGTCCTGGTCGGCGGCCACGACGTGCGCGAACTGACCCTCTCCTCGCTGCGGGCCGCCATCGGACTCGTACCGGAGGACTCCTTCCTCTTCTCCGACACCGTCCGCGCCAACATCGCGTACGGAAAGCCGGACGCCACCCAGGAAGAGATCGAGAAGGCAGCGCGCTCCGCCCAGGCCGACGGGTTCATCGCCGAGCTGCCGCAGGGCTACGACACCACCGTCGGCGAACACGGGCTCACCCTGTCCGGCGGCCAGCGCCAGCGCATGGCGCTGGCCCGCGCGATCCTCACCGATCCCCGCCTGCTGGTCCTGGACGACGCGACGTCGGCCGTCGACGCCCGCGTCGAGCACGAGATCCACGAGGCGCTGAAGTCGGTCATGGCGGGCCGCACCACCCTCCTCATCGCGCACCGCCGCTCCACTCTCGGCCTCGCCGACCGCATCGCCGTCCTCGACGGCGGCCGCCTCGCCGCGATCGGCACTCACGAGGAGCTCCAGCGCGACAGCGCCCTCTACCGCCGCCTGCTCACCGACCCCGACGAACTCGGCGGCGTCTCGCCCGGCCACACCCCGCTCGCCCCCGCCCTGGAGGACGACGACCACTGGGTACGGGACGAACTCGACGCCGAGTACGACGCCGAGCGCGGCATCACCCCGCCGCTGTGGGTGAGGGAGGAGAAGGCGGAGTCCGCCGCCCCCGGTGGCATGCCCGCCACTCCCGAACTGCTGGCCCAGGTCGAGGCGTTGCCGCCCGCCACCGACACCCCCGGCATAGACGAGGCGAAGGCCGTCCAGGCCGAGGACTCCTACGGTCTGCGCCGACTCCTGCGAGGCTTCGGCCTTCCCCTCCTTGTCAGCCTCCTCCTCGTCGCCATCGACGCCGGGATGTCGCTGATCCTGCCGGTCCTCATCAGGCACGGCATCGACCAGGGCGTCACCCGGCTCGCGCTCGGAGCGGTCTGGGCCGCCGCGGGGCTCGCGCTGGTCAGTGTCGCCGTCCAGTGGCTCGCCCAGACCGGCGAGACCCGGATGACCGGCCGCACCGGCGAACGCGTCCTCTACACCCTGCGCCTGAAGATCTTCTCCCAGCTCCAGCGGCTCGGACTCGACTACTACGAGCGGGAGTTGACGGGCCGGATCATGACCCGGATGACGACGGACGTGGACGCGCTGTCCACGTTCCTCCAGACCGGACTGGTCACCGCCTTCGTCTCCGTCGTCACCTTCTTCGGCATCATGGTGGCGCTCCTCGTCATCGACGTCGAGCTCGCCCTCGTCGTCTTCGCGACGCTGCCGTTGCTGATCGTCGGCACCTACTTCTTCCGCAAGAAGAGCGTGCAGGCCTACGAACTCGCCCGCGAGCGGGTCAGCGTCGTCAACGCCGACCTCCAGGAGTCGGTGTCCGGCCTTCGCATCGTGCAGGCCTTCCGCCGCGAGCACGACGGGGCCGAACGGTTCGCCGGACGCAGCGACCACTACCGGCAGGCCCGGGTGCGCGGCCAGTGGCTGATATCGGTCTACTTCCCGTTCGTGCAACTGCTCTCGTCGGTGGCCGCGGCGTCCGTACTGATCGTGGGCGCGGGCCGGGTCGACAACGGCACGCTCACCACCGGCGCCCTCGTCGCCTACCTGCTGTACATCGACCTGTTCTTCGCCCCCGTACAGCAGCTCTCCCAGGTCTTCGACGGCTACCAGCAGGCGGCCGTCTCGCTCAAGCGGATCCAGGAGCTGCTCCAGGAGAAGACTTCCACGGCCGCCGCCGCCGAACCGCTCGACGTCCTGTCGCTGCGCGGCGAGATCGCCTTCGAGGACGTCGACTTCGCGTACGGGGCCGACGAGGAGGCGCTGTCCGGGGTGGACCTGCGCATACCCGCCGGGCAGACCGTCGCCTTTGTCGGCGAGACCGGCGCCGGGAAGTCCACCCTGGTCAAGCTGGTCGCCCGTTTCTACGATCCGACGGGCGGCCGGGTCACCGCCGACGGCACCGACCTGCGCGACCTCGACATCACCGCCTACCGGCACCGACTCGGCGTCGTCCCGCAGGAGGCGTACCTCTTCGAGGGCACGGTCCGCGACGCCATCGCCTACGGCCGCCCCGACGCCACCGACGCCCAGGTGGAGGCCGCGGCCCGCGCGGTCGGCGCCCACGACATGATCGCCACCCTGGAGGGCGGCTACCTGCACGAGGTCGCCGAGCGCGGACGCAACCTGTCCGCCGGACAGCGCCAGTTGATCGCGCTGGCCCGCGCCGAGCTGGTGGACCCGGACATCCTGCTCCTGGACGAGGCGACCGCGGCCCTCGACCTGGCCACCGAGGTTGCGGTCAACCGGGCTGCACAGGCACGGGCCACCGACCTTCCCCAAGCTCTCCACTTCGTTCGAGCAGGGGAGACCCCATCCACCGGCCGCCGCACCACCCTCGTCGTCGCCCACCGCCTGACCACGGCGGCCCGCGCGGACCGGGTGGTCGTGATGGACCACGGCCGGGTCGCCGAGGACGGCACCCACGACGAGCTGCTTGCCCTGGACGGCCGGTACGCGCGCCTGTGGCGCACCTTCATCGGCCAGGACGAGGAGCTGGACGAGGACGAGGGCGAGTCGGTGGCCGCTCTCTGAGATCCACCGCTTTCCGAGAACCATCGGGCGGCCGTATGCGTCCACCCCCACATACGCTCATGTGGCGGAAGGATGAAAGCGTGTTCGGTGGGGTGGCAAACAGGGGGCTCGGCGGGACCGCGCTGGCCGTGCTCGCGGTGGCGGGCGGGCTCGTGGTGTTCGGCCCGGCGAGCGGCAGCGCGGACGCGGCGGCCGCGTGCGCGGGGCGGCCGGTGAAGACGGTCGGGTTCAGCACGGGGGAGCTGCGGCTGTACAAGGGCAACGGGTACGCGTGCGCGGTGACCGTCGCCGACAACCCGGGCCCCCGCCGCCAGATGTCCGTGACCATCCAGGCTCGTGGCGGCGCCCCGGCCCGTGACGCGGGCAGCTATACGAAACTGGCGGGCCCGATCACCGTGCACTCCGGCAGCCGCTGCGTGCGGGCCACCGGGGCGATAGCCGGGGCGTCGGCGGACAGCGGCTGGGTCTGCTGAGCGTCCGGGCACTCTCTGTGAAGGTCAACTGGGTCTGGCGGGGCCGGTGTTGCCCCGGCTAGGTTCACGGGGCACGTTCCGTGCCCACAGGGGCCTCACAGGGGAGGGTGAATGCGCAAGGCGCTCAGATGGCTGTTGTCGCTCGTCGTGCTGATAGGCACGATGACCGCGGCGGGAGCCACAGCCCACGCGGCCACCGCCGCAGAGCCGGACATCAAGGACCGCATCCTGGCGATACCCGGGATCAGTCTGATCGAGGAGAAGCCGTACAGCGGCTACCGCTACTTCGTGCTGAGCTTCACCCAGCAGGTCGACCACCGCAACCCGTACAGCCGTGCCACCTTCCAGCAGCGGATCACCCTGCTGCACAAGGACACCGACCGGCCCACGGTCATGTACACCAGCGGCTACGACGTCTCCACCACGCCCAGCCGCACCGAGCCGACGCAGATCGTCGACGGCAACCAGGTCTCCGTCGAGTACCGGTTCTTCCCGCTGTCGCGGCCGCAGCCCGCCGACTGGTCCAAGGACGACATCTGGCAGGCGGCCAGCGACCAGCACGCGATATTCGAGGCCCTCAAGCCGGTTTACACCAAGAACTGGCTGACCACCGGAGCCTCGAAGGGCGGCATGACCGCCACGTACTACAAGCGCTTCTACCCGCACGACATGAACGGCGTCGTCGCGTACGTGGCCCCCGACGACGTGGTGAACAACGAGGATTCGGCCTACGACCGGTTCTTCAAGACCGTCGGCACCAAGGAGTGCCGCGACAAGCTGGAGGGCGTGCAGCGCGAGGCGCTCGTGCGCCGGGCGCCGCTGGAGAAGAAGTATCAGGAGTACGCGGCCGCCAACGGCTACACCTTCAACACGGTCGGCACCCTCGACAAGGCGTACGAGGCCGTCGTGCTCGACTACGTGTGGGGTTTTTGGCAGTACCACCTGCTCGCCGAGTGCTCCAAGATCCCGGCTGACTCGGCGCACGCCAGTGACCAGGCGATCTGGGACTCGATCGACACGTTCTCCGGGTTCTCCTTCTACACCGACCAGGGCCTTGCCCCGTACACGGCGTACTACTACCAGGCCGGTACGCAGCTCGGCTCGCCCACCATCAAGCAGCCCTGGCTCGGCAATCTGAGCCGGTACGGCTACCAGCCGCCGCGCAACTTCGTGCCGCGCGACATACCGATGCGGTTCCAGCCCTGGGCGATGGCGGACGTCGACCACTGGGTGCGGCACAGCGCCGACCACATGCTGTACGTCTACGGGCAGAACGACCCGTGGGGCGCGGAGCGGTTCTCCTTCGGGGCGGGGGCGCGCGACTCCCACGTCTACACGGTGGCGGGCGGCAACCACGGCTCGAAGGTCTCGATGCTGACCGCCCCCGAGAAGGCGCAGGCAACGGCCTCCATCCTCCGCTGGGCGGGCCTGACGGACGCCCCCGCCAAGCCCCAGGCGTCCTTCGACGCGAGGCTGGACGCGCAGGGCGTGGACAGGGAGCCCACCCTGCACCCGTAGGGGCCGGGGGCTCTGGCCCCAGTTCGGGAAGGGGAGGGGCGGGAGGGTTCAGACGCGCCGCGCGCACCCCACCGCCCCTTTCCCGCCCGTCAGTTGGACGTACAGGGCGGTCGACGCCGGGCAGGCCGGGCGGCGGGCCACCGCCGAAACCACCTTGAACTGCGGCGCGTTGACCCCCGACCCGTCACAGGCCGTCTCCTTCACCAGCTCCGCGCCCGCGTCGTACACACAGTCCCCGACCACCGTGTAGGGCCCACCCCCGGCCCCCGGATCCCCGGGATGCGGCGCCTCCAGGTTCCGCATGCAGGCGTACCCCCGCGCCACGGAACCGCCTCCGCCCTCCGCCGCCGGCGGGCTCTCGGCCACGTACAGCACGAAGTCCGTGTTGAGCGGGCACGCCACAGCCGCCCCTTTCGCCGCAGTGCCGTCGCGCCGCACCAGCACCCGCGCCGTGGCCCGTTCACTGGTGCACGCCACGTCGTGGAAGTCCTTGGTGTCGCCCACCACTCCCTCGCGCGAGGCACAGTGCCCGGTGGCGAGGAACGCCGCCGCGTAGGGAGACGATCCCGGCGAGGAGGCGGCTGAAGACGACGACGAAGGAGCAGGTGAAGACGACGACGAAGAGGCGGGCGAAGAGGACGACGAGGGCGACACGTTCGCGAGTTTGCCCTCCGCCGCCGATCCGCCCGCCGCGTTCTGGCACGCCGTGGCGAACCCCAGCGGCACGAGCAGCGCCAGGCACGCCGCCAGAGCATGCCGCCGCAAACGGTACGTACGCATACGACCCCCCAGATCCCCCCGGATACCCCCGGATACCCCCCAAGCGTGACCCGCCGGAGCGGGAACGCGCCAGGTGTCCGGGGGGTTTGCGCCCGATGGAGGGAGCGCGCGGGGGGCGGCTGCGTACGCCTAGTACGACAGCCCGTGGCCGATCGGGTACAGCACCTGCGTCGGGTCGTCGGCGCGGGGGACGGCCACCGGGAGGCGGCCGCGCGGCTGGGCCCGGCCCGCCAACACCCGTGCCGCGGCCCGGAGTTCGACATCGGTCCAGGAGTAGGTGGCGAGCGAGGCGGTGTATCCGCTGAGGTAGGCGATGTCGTACGGGTTGCGGATCGCCAGGTGCACGACCGGCACACCGCTCGCCCCGAGTGCGGCGACGAGCCGGCTCTGGGCGCCGCCCGGCCCCGCGTCGTACGTGCCGACGATCACCGCGTCGTGCCCCGCCGCCGCCGCGACCGCCGCGTCGATCTGCGCCTGCGACGGCAGTGTGCCGGTGGGCAACACCGTGGTGCGGAACCCGAGTTCGGCGAAGGCCTGCGCGAGCACGCTGGTGGGCGGCCCCGTCGTGCCCGACGGCGAGGCGGGGTCGGCGCCGACGATCAGGAGGTGGCGGTGGCTGCGCCGGGAGAGCGGAAGGAGCCGGTGCGGATCGGCGAGCAGGGTGGTGGTGCGCTCGGCGATCGCGTCGGCGGCCGCGAGGTGATCCCGGGTGCCGACGGCGCGGTCCACGCCCCGGGCGGTGACGTAGGGGCGGGCGAACAGCCCGCGCCTGTCCTTGAGGCGCAGGATGCGGAGGATCGATTCGTCGAGCCGGGCCTCGGTGAGCTCGCCGCTGTCCACGGCCGCGCGCACCCCGTGCCAGGCCACGTCCAGGTTCGGCGGGTCGAGCAGCTGGTCGACGCCCGCCTTGAGGGCGAGCACGGGCACCCGGTCGTCGCCGTACTTGTCGCGGACGCCCTTCATGCCGAGCGAGTCGGTGATGACGACCCCGTCGAAGCCGAGCTGTTCGCGCAGGATGCCGGTCAGGATGGGGTGCGAGAGCGTCGCCGGGTCGTTGCTCGGGTCGAGCGCCGGGAACTGGATGTGGGCTGTCATGATCGCGTCGATCCCGGCTGCGATGGCGGCTTTGAACGGCGGCGCGTCGAGCCGCTCCCACTGCTCGCGGGTGTGGGTGATGACCGGAATCCCGGTGTGGCTGTCGACGCTGGTGTCGCCGTGCCCGGGGAAGTGTTTGGCGGTGGCCGCGACGGAGGACTCCTGGTAGCCGCGCACCTCGGCCGCCACCATGCGGGCCACCGCGGCGGGATCGGCGCCGAAGGAGCGTACGCCGATGACGGGGTTGGCCGGGTTGATGTTGACGTCGGCGTCGGGGGAGTAGTCCTGGCGGATGCCGATCGCCGCGAGCTCGGCACCCGAGATGCGGCCCAGCGTGCGGGCGTCGCGTTCCGAGCCGCCCGCGCCGAGGGCCATCGCGCCCGGGAAGAGCGTGGCGGGCTTGCCGACGCGGCAGACGATGCCGTGCTCCTGGTCGGTGGCGATGAGCAGCGGCAGCGGCGTGCGCTGGGCGAGCCCGGCCGCCTGGATGCCGTTCGACAGGTCGGCGATCTGGTGCGGATCGCGGGTGTTGTGCGCCCAGGTGAAGTAGATGATGCCGCCGACGTGGTACTTGGCGATCAGCTCGGCGGCGTCGCGCACACCGATCTCGCGGAGGTTGGCGTCGATGTCGGCCTGGTCGGGGGCGGTCGCGGAGTGCCCGTAGACCCGCATGACGAAGAGCTGCCCGATCTTCTCCTCGACGGACATCCGGGCGATGACCGCACGAAGGCGAGTGTCGGTGGCTCTGCCTGCGGTTACTTCGCCCTCTTCGACTCCTACGGCTTCTTCGTCGGCGGCGTACGCGGGGAGCTGGGGACCGAGTGCGGCTATGGCGGCCGCTGCGGCGGTGGTGGTGAGGAGGCTGCGTCTTGAGGTGCGGTGCTGCACGTGCACTCCTTCCGGCGGTGTACCCAGGGAAGTGGAAGAAACTTCCAAGCCGAAGCGATATCCGGAAAGTTATTGCCAGTCAAGGGTATGCGCGCGAAGCCGTCACCGGTGTGGCGTGGGGAGCCGCCGGTGGCGTGGCGCGGGAGGCGTCACGGGTATGGCGCGGGAAGGCGGGCGTATGCGGATGATGCCGCCACCGGCGCATTGCGGAAGGGGCGCACCGGTGGCGGCGGGCTGCCGGCCGCAGGCGGCTGGAGAGGGGAGTCGGCGATCACGGGCCAGCAGCGAGGGCCGACACCGCTCTGCGGAGACTCACCGGCAGCGCGGAGGTTGGACGGGGATGGGCCTGAGAGGGTTCCTCCCGGGTCGCCAATTCCGCTGAATGGTAAGGGAGTTGAAGTTGGCCCGAGCGGGGTCGGCCGGAAAGGCTGCTGGCACGTCGTGACCGGCGGCGGCCGCCTGCCGGTGGGCAGGCGGCCGATCCCGGCGCTCGCGGCGTGCGCCTCAGGGCTTTGCGCGGCCGCCCGCTACCACGTTGCCCCGGCGACCTGACGGGTCGTGGCGTTGAGCCGGTTGAAGAGGTTGGTCACGCCGATCATGAGGACGATGGCAGCCAGCTGCTTCTCGTCGTAGTGGCGCGCGGCTTCGTCCCACACCTCGTCCGGCACCGCGTCGGCGCGGTCGGCGAGCCGGGTGGACGCCTCGGCCAGCGCGAGTGCCGCCCGCTCGGCGTCGCTGAAGAACGGCGCCTCCCTCCACGCCACGACCGTGGTCAGCTTGTCCTCGCTCACGCCGTGTTTGCGGGAGCTGGCGATCCCGCCGAAGACGCACGGCGCGCAACCGTTGATCTGGCTGGCGCGCAGGTGCACCAGCTCCATGGTCGACTCGGGCACCCCGCCCTGCTTGGCGGCGTTCAGCAGATCGAGGATCGGCTTCATCGCGCCGGGGAGGACCTGAGCGGGGTTCGTCATACGTGCCTGCATGGCTGCGACTCCTGTGCCGTAAGGGCTGCTTCGTTTCGCTTTCACTGCCCTGACACGCGGCGCGGCGGATGTGTGACAGCTCGGCCGAAACTTTTTTCGCGTCACTCCTCCCCGCGGCGCGGACCCGGGCAAGGCGGGCACCGCCACGCCGACTCCAGCGGCCCCGCGTCGCGTGCCGGCGGCATCACGTACGGCTCCCACGTCCGCCCACCGTCCCGCGACACCCGCAATGACAGCGCCGGGCCCGCTACCAGTGCCCCCCATGCCGGACCGCCTTCTCCGTCAGCCATGCGCGTACCTGCCCTTCCTCCCGCGCGGAGGCGGTACGCAGATCGCGCGCGGCGATCGTCGCGACGAAGTGCACGAACCGGACCCGTCGCCACTCACCGTCCGTACCGATCACCTTGCCGGGTCCGTACACATCGGTCCCGGTGTGGGCGACATAGGCCCCCACGGCGTGCGCTCCCATGCGACTGCCTCTCACTGCGTGTGGTGTTCCGCTTACAGCGTGGGGTTACGTTCCGTACGCTGAACAGTGCACGGAGCGTGACAACGGAGCCTGCAAGTAAGGGAGTTGGTGTCGTGGCGATCGAGGACAACCCCGAATCCCGCACCAAGTACGGCGAGGAACTCAGGGCCAAGCGGGAGGCGGCCGGGTTCACACAGGAAGAGCTCAGCCAGCGTGCGGTCATGTCGCGCACGCACATCGCCCACATCGAGGCGGGGAGGCGGCGCCCGGACGTCGCCGATGCGCGACGGCTGGACGGGGTGCTGGGCACGGGCGGTTTTTTTGAGCGGTTCCTGCCGACGCTGGATGGGCGGAAGGTCGCTGAACACTTCGCGGAGGCCTTGGAGTTCGAGGGCCAGGCGACCGTGATCCGTGACTACGCCGCCAAGTTGGTGCCGGGCATCCTTCAGACGGAGGCCTACGCGCGCGAAGTGCTCAGTTCCGGCGCATTCCCGAAGAGTGGTGAAGAGCGCGACAGGATGCTCAGCACGCGACTTGCCCGCGCCCACGTCCTCTCCAACTTCCACTCGCCCGTGGTGTGGTCGTTGCTGGATGAGGCAGTACTCCGACGTTGCATTGGCGGTGCCGCCGTGATGTGCGAACAGCTGCGGCACATCGTCGCGTTGGGTGAGAGTCGCCGCATCCGCCTGCACGTACTCCCCTTCGACACGGGGTTCCACGCATTGCTGGAGGGCATCGTTTCGCTCATGTGGTTCGAAGCGCTCCCGCCGATCGCCTACGTGGAAGGGTTGCGGACGGGCAGGGTGTGGGAACTTCCGTCCGTAGTACGGGAATGTCAGGTGGCTTACGATCACGCCCTAGGCGACGCGCTGTCGCACCGTAAGTCCCTGGCGCTGATCAGGTCCGTCGCGGAGGATTACGAGCATGAAGCGCAGCAGCAATGAGCAGACCATTCCGGACGCGTCGGCGCTGTCAGGCTGGCGGAGGTCTTCCTACAGTGGCGGAACGAGTGGTGACTGCCTCGAAGTCAGCGAGGCGTACGCGACCTGGCGTAAGTCCAGCTACAGCGGGGAAAGCGGAGGCGACTGCCTGGAGTTCAGCGACAGCTGCTCGGCCTGCATACCCGTGCGGGACAGCAAGAACCCGACCGGGCCCGCCGTGGTGTTCGGGCCGACGGCGTGGACGTCCTTCGTGGACGGGGTCAAGGGCGGGGCGCTCAGCCGCTGAGGGAATCCCACGCTTCCCGGAGGGTGTGCACCGTCGCCGTGATCGCTGGGCGGCGGGCCGCCCCCGTGCGCCACAACGCGTACAGGCGGCGGGTCGGGACGGGCTCCAGGCGTAGAGCCGTCACGCCCTCGGGGAGGGCGCCCCGGCCGAGGCGCGGAACCAGAGCGATGCCCAAACCGGCGGCCACCAGGGCGAGTTGGGTGTGGTACTCGGCGGCCTGGTGGCGTAGTTCGGGTTCGTGGCCGCCGGCGCGCAGGGTGCGGACGAGCCAGTCGTGGCAGACCGAGCCCGGCGGCTGGCAGATCCAGGGCTCGTGGGCGAGGTCGGCGCGGCGGACGACCCGGCGGGACGCCAGGGGGTGGCCTGCCGGGACCAGGATGTCGCAGTGGTCGTCGCCGATGGCGGCGTGCTCGACGCCCTCGGGCGCGGGCAGCGGCGCGATGTCCCAGTCGTGGGTGACGGCCAGATCGATGACGCCCTTGGCCACGAGGTCGACGGAGACGTGCGGGTCCACCTCCGACAACTGCGTGTGCAGGGAGGGGTGTTCACGGGCCAGGGCGGCGAGTGCGGCGGGGAGCAGGCCCCGGGCCGCCGTCGCGAACGCGCCCACCGTGAGGCGTCCGGTGGGCAGACCGCGCCGCTCTTCGAGCGTGGTCTCCGTGCGTTCCACGATGGCCAGCAACTCCCTTGCGGCAGCTGCGAGATGGAGCGCGTCCTCGGTGAGCGCGATGCCCCGGCCCCGGCGTTCCAGGAGGGTCGTACGGGTCTCCCGTTCCAGCTTGGTGATCTGCTGGGAGATCGCGGACGGGGTGTAGCCGAGCGCGGCGGCAGCGGCGGCGACCGAGCCGTGGACGTGGACCGCGTGCAGCGCGCGCAGCCGGGCCAGATCGAGCAAAGGAAGCCTCCCCGGACCTCTGGATTAAGCAGTGCTTCATCCCATCATCAATGAATCCGCGCTGGTGCTGAATGGTCGGTGGCGGTGATCCTCGACGCATGCGTCCCGTACACATCGCGCTCGCCGTGCTCGTCACCGCTGTCTGGGGGGTCAACTTCGTCGTCATCGACGTCGGACTCGGCCACTTCCCGCCCCTGCTCTTCTCCGCCCTGCGCTTCCTGGTCGCGGCGCTGCCCGCCGTGTTCTTCGTGGGGCGGCCCAAGGTCGCCTGGAAGTGGATCGTGGCGGTGGGCCTGGTGCTGGGGGTGGCGAAGTTCGGGCTGCTGTTCATCGGGATGAGTCAGGGGATGCCGGCCGGTCTGTCCTCCCTCGTGCTCCAGGTGCAGGCCGTGTTCACGGCGGTCGTGGCCATGGCGGTACTGGGTGAACGACTGGGCGGAGTAAGGCTGTTGGGGATGGGCGTGGCGCTGGCCGGCATCGTGGTGGCGGGGGTGGACGAGGGGTCGGGCGGCCCGCTGCTCGCCTTCGCGCTGACGGTGGGCGCGGCCGCGTGCTGGGGCGTGTCCAACGTCCTGACCCGCAAGGCCGCCCCGCCCGACGCGCTGAACTTCATGGTGTGGGTGTCGGTCGTCCCGGTACTCCCGCTGCTCGCCCTGTCCCTCCTCTTCGAGGGCCCGGCCCGAGATGCCGAGGCGCTGACGGGATTCGACTGGAGCGGCGCGGGGGCGCTGGTGTACGTGGCGTGGATCAGTACGGTGTTCGGCTTCGGAGCGTGGGGGATGCTGCTACGCCGCTATCCGGCGTCGTCCGTGGCACCGTTCAGCCTGCTGGTGCCGGTGTTCGGGATGTCATCGGCCGCGCTGCTCCTGGGGGAGTCGGTAACGCCGCTGCGGTGGTGCGCGGCGGCGCTCCTGGTGGGCGGGGTCGCCCTCACGTCCCTGCGGTCAGCCGCTCCACGTGCTTTCGGCCTGCCGCGAGGAGGCCTGGCAGTGGAGCGGCCCCGGGATACCAGCGCTTCTCGTACTCCCAGCACACCCAGCCGTCCGGCGGCAGCAGCGACAGACACGCACTGAGCGGCAGGACGCCGGTGCCGAGGGGGAGGGGCGTGGTGTCCTCGGCGGACGCGATGTCCTTGACCTGGGTGTAGCCGAGGTGGGGGGCGAGTGCGGCGAAGGATTCCGCCGGGGTCTCGCCGCCGAGCCAGGTGTGCATGACGTCCCAGAGGGCGCCGATGCTCCGCTCGCTCACGCGGTCGAGGAGGGCGGCCGTGGCCGCGCCGGTGCGGTGCGAATCGTGGGTTTCGAGGAGGGTGCGTACGTTGTTGTCCGCCGCCAACCGCGCTGCTTCTCGGAGCTGCTGTGCCGCTGTGTCGTCGGCGGCCGCGGTGTCGTCGCCGCCGGGGAAGACGCGGACGTACTGGCCGCCCAGGTCGTGGGCGAGCCGGATGAGCCCTGCCAGCTCGCCGGGGGGCAGGGGTTGGGCCACCCTGGCGTATCCGGCGACGGCCAGGATCTCGATGCCGTGGTCGGCGAACTGCGCTGCCGTTGCCGCCCGTTCGCGCATCCCGATGCCGGTGTGTACGGGTTCCTCCGGGTGGGCGCGGAGTTCCACGCCGTGGTAGCCCGCGTCTGCGACGAGGCGGGCGACATCGGCGATCGGCATGCCGGGCAGGCCGAGGGTGGAGATGGCGAACTTCATGGTGCGTCCTTTCGACGGCGGATCCATCCCCACCCCGCCCCTTCCCGGTACCTCGGGGGAACCGCGCGAGCGGCCACGCACGGTTCCGGTCCGCAGTCCTGGCGGAACTGGAAGGTTTTGGAGAGGGGCGAGACCCGCGGCTGGCCGAGTTCCTGGCGGAAGCCGCGGCTGGCCGAGTTCCTGGCGGAAGCCGCGGCTAGCCGAGTACCTGGCGGAAACGGCGGAGTGTTTCACCCAGCAGGGTGGGGCCGTCGGTCGCCCACAGTTCCTCGTTGAACAGCTCGACCTCGATCGGACCCGAATAGCCCGCCGACTCGACGAGCGACACCCACCACGCCAGGTCGACCGAACCCTCCCCCAACTGCCCGCGCCCGTTCAGCACGCCCGCCGGCAACGGCGTGACCCAGTCCGCCAGTTGGAAGGCGTGCAGGCGCCCCTGTGCCCCCGCCCGAGCCACGGCCGCCGCCGCTGTGTCGTCCCACCACACGTGGTACGTATCCACCACCACCCCCACCTGCGAGGCAGGAAAGCGTTCGGCCAGCGACAGCGCCTGGTCCAGGGTGGACACCACACACCGATCCGCCGCGAACATGGGATGCAGCGGCTCGA
Coding sequences:
- a CDS encoding glycoside hydrolase family 3 protein — encoded protein: MQHRTSRRSLLTTTAAAAAIAALGPQLPAYAADEEAVGVEEGEVTAGRATDTRLRAVIARMSVEEKIGQLFVMRVYGHSATAPDQADIDANLREIGVRDAAELIAKYHVGGIIYFTWAHNTRDPHQIADLSNGIQAAGLAQRTPLPLLIATDQEHGIVCRVGKPATLFPGAMALGAGGSERDARTLGRISGAELAAIGIRQDYSPDADVNINPANPVIGVRSFGADPAAVARMVAAEVRGYQESSVAATAKHFPGHGDTSVDSHTGIPVITHTREQWERLDAPPFKAAIAAGIDAIMTAHIQFPALDPSNDPATLSHPILTGILREQLGFDGVVITDSLGMKGVRDKYGDDRVPVLALKAGVDQLLDPPNLDVAWHGVRAAVDSGELTEARLDESILRILRLKDRRGLFARPYVTARGVDRAVGTRDHLAAADAIAERTTTLLADPHRLLPLSRRSHRHLLIVGADPASPSGTTGPPTSVLAQAFAELGFRTTVLPTGTLPSQAQIDAAVAAAAGHDAVIVGTYDAGPGGAQSRLVAALGASGVPVVHLAIRNPYDIAYLSGYTASLATYSWTDVELRAAARVLAGRAQPRGRLPVAVPRADDPTQVLYPIGHGLSY
- a CDS encoding carboxymuconolactone decarboxylase family protein, with product MQARMTNPAQVLPGAMKPILDLLNAAKQGGVPESTMELVHLRASQINGCAPCVFGGIASSRKHGVSEDKLTTVVAWREAPFFSDAERAALALAEASTRLADRADAVPDEVWDEAARHYDEKQLAAIVLMIGVTNLFNRLNATTRQVAGATW
- a CDS encoding helix-turn-helix domain-containing protein; translated protein: MAIEDNPESRTKYGEELRAKREAAGFTQEELSQRAVMSRTHIAHIEAGRRRPDVADARRLDGVLGTGGFFERFLPTLDGRKVAEHFAEALEFEGQATVIRDYAAKLVPGILQTEAYAREVLSSGAFPKSGEERDRMLSTRLARAHVLSNFHSPVVWSLLDEAVLRRCIGGAAVMCEQLRHIVALGESRRIRLHVLPFDTGFHALLEGIVSLMWFEALPPIAYVEGLRTGRVWELPSVVRECQVAYDHALGDALSHRKSLALIRSVAEDYEHEAQQQ
- a CDS encoding DUF397 domain-containing protein, with the protein product MKRSSNEQTIPDASALSGWRRSSYSGGTSGDCLEVSEAYATWRKSSYSGESGGDCLEFSDSCSACIPVRDSKNPTGPAVVFGPTAWTSFVDGVKGGALSR
- a CDS encoding LysR family transcriptional regulator, with translation MLDLARLRALHAVHVHGSVAAAAAALGYTPSAISQQITKLERETRTTLLERRGRGIALTEDALHLAAAARELLAIVERTETTLEERRGLPTGRLTVGAFATAARGLLPAALAALAREHPSLHTQLSEVDPHVSVDLVAKGVIDLAVTHDWDIAPLPAPEGVEHAAIGDDHCDILVPAGHPLASRRVVRRADLAHEPWICQPPGSVCHDWLVRTLRAGGHEPELRHQAAEYHTQLALVAAGLGIALVPRLGRGALPEGVTALRLEPVPTRRLYALWRTGAARRPAITATVHTLREAWDSLSG
- a CDS encoding EamA family transporter; this encodes MRPVHIALAVLVTAVWGVNFVVIDVGLGHFPPLLFSALRFLVAALPAVFFVGRPKVAWKWIVAVGLVLGVAKFGLLFIGMSQGMPAGLSSLVLQVQAVFTAVVAMAVLGERLGGVRLLGMGVALAGIVVAGVDEGSGGPLLAFALTVGAAACWGVSNVLTRKAAPPDALNFMVWVSVVPVLPLLALSLLFEGPARDAEALTGFDWSGAGALVYVAWISTVFGFGAWGMLLRRYPASSVAPFSLLVPVFGMSSAALLLGESVTPLRWCAAALLVGGVALTSLRSAAPRAFGLPRGGLAVERPRDTSASRTPSTPSRPAAAATDTH